The uncultured Paludibaculum sp. sequence CCCCATAGCCGTCGGAGACTCCGGAGATGTAGTTGCCATGATCATCGCGGAAGCGGTAGCGGATGGTATCGTCGGCCATCTGCTCCGCCATGCCGCGCCACGACTGCCCAAACTCATCGCGCAGATGGATGAACTCCCCATCGCCCGGACCGCTGATGGTGCGGTTGGAGGAGTCGGTGAAGCGGTAGAATCCACCGGGTATGCCCGACTTATTGCGCCGTCTGCGATAGATCATGGTATCTGACATAGAATCGGCGTTCCCGCGATGGGGCGCTATAGGGCAAATACCTCATGCGCGCGATTGTACAGAGAGTGAAGAAGGCCAGCGTCGAAGTGGACGGCCGCATTACGGGTTCCATCGGCCAAGGCATCCTGGTTTTGCTGGGCGTCACGCACGGCGATACGGAAGCGGAAGCCGACTATCTGCTGGACCGCATCACCGGTCTCCGTATGTTCAACGACGCGGCCGGCAAGATGAATCTTAGCTTGCGCGACGTGGGCGGCCGTCTGTTGGTGGTCTCGCAATTCACGCTCTATGGAGACGTGCGCAAGGGACGCCGGCCCAGCTTCGATCTGGCGGCCCCGGCCGAGCAGGCCCGCCGTCTGTACGAGTATTTCGTCGACCAGGCAAGGGCCAGCGGGGTAGCGACAGAAACCGGCGAGTTCCAGGCCCATATGGACGTGTCTTTGGTAAACGACGGCCCCGTGACCTTCGTCCTGGAATCGAAGTAACAGGGCCGTCTCCTCTACGACTTCCCGGCGGAGTCCCCATACTCCCAGTCATAAGGGACACCGGTATTGCCCAGTAGAAACCGCACCAGTTCCGCGAACCCCTTCTCCGCCCGAACATCATTCGACAAAATCAAGGCGCACCGCTGCCCCTTCTCCAGGCACACCAGGGTATTCGCGGTCTGCCCATCATGCCCGCCCTTCAAGAACCCATGTCCCTGAGGCCCATCGAACACGATCACCCCAAGCCCCGCGTAGAGATCCTTGCGCTGTTGGGCAGCCGGTAATTCCGGCTGAGCCGGAGGAAACTGATGGGCCGTCTTGATATGGAGTTGCCGCTTCGTCAGCTCCGCGCGCGACGCCGCGCTAAGCCCATCCCCACGCACCAGCGCCGCCGCGAACTTCGACAGATCCGAGATCGTCGTATCCATGGAGCCCGCCGCCCGCACCTTGCTCCGCTGGTCGTGTTCCTGCGGCTGGCCCTGGTCGTTCCAACCGTCGGCCAGATTCGCAGCGAAGTCGTCCCGCCACATCAGGCTCGTGCGCGTCATGCCGAGCCGGTCGAAGTTTGCCTTGGTCAGGTCGCCCACATCCAGCCCGAGACCGAGATCCTTTCGCCCGTGCTCAATGACGAACTGCAATAGGATCAGCCCCTCGCCGGAGTAGCTGTACCGTGCCCCCGGCTCGAAGTGAATCCGCAGCTTCTCATCCGGCTCCAGAAACCAGAAGTTGCTGAAGCCGATGGAGTGCGTAAGCGCCATGCGGGGCGTGATCTTCTGCCAGCGCGGATCGCCGGCCAGGTCCTTGTAGGGGCCGTACTTATCGGGAAAGACCGGATCGGGCCCGTACGTCGGCAGCGGCTTCTCGAGATACTCCTTGATGGGCGTATCCAGGCGTAGCTTGCCCTGCTCGACGAGCTGCATCACCGTATAAGCAAAGACCGTCTTCGTGAGCGACGCCCCGTACATGACAGTATCTGGAGTCAGCGGCTCGCCCTTGGCGTTGCGGGTGCCGTAAGCCTGCACATACGCGACCTTGCCGTGATCGATCACCGCCAGGGCCAGGCCGTTGGCATCGGCCTTCTTCATGACCTTGCGGACTTCGGCGTCGATAGCCGGGGGCTTAGGAATGGACTGAGCAGCAGCGGCCAAGGGAAGGATTACGGCGGCCAGGCGGCAGAACCAGAGGGGGCGGGCAGTGGGGTTGGTCATGAGTTGGGTCTAGGGCTGAGTTCTGAGCTTCGCATACCGGCTGAGGAGCCGGGTCTGAATGGAGGTACGTGTACCAGGGTGTGCGAGTTCAGGGGTTCTTCGGAGGTCAGGGCCGTTCCTCCGCGCGGGAACGTCCCCCACCCACCCGCGCGTCCGCCCTGCCAGTCAAGGAACCGGGCGTACCTTCGCCCGGTCACCGACCGTAAGGGCGGGGCTCCACGCGGAACGCCGCATAGCGAGCGAAACGTGTCCGCACAGTCCGGAGTCGGAAGTGTCCATACTCCGCTCCCGACTCCGAAGGCCACCGTCGGAGACGTTCATCTGTCCCACCCCGGCTTCCCTCGAAGTGCCGTTTCGTCCGGGCCAAACCAAGTAGAAACTCTGAACTGGCTCTGGAAGTCCGTTCCCGACCTGGCCCGTGGGGCATCCACCGAACCCAATTACTCGACTTTGTTCCGTTCAACGGTGTAGAACACAGGAGCGAATCGCCGATAGGGACGGTCCACGTATGTTATGCCGTCGGGCTGAATGCCTTCACGCTCGCGGATCAACCGCTCAGTCAACCACTGCCGGGAGCTTCACCCTGCGGATCCGATCATTCAAGCAGTCGGCAATATACAGATTCCCGTCTGCGCCAACCGTTGCGCCCGTGGGTAGGGACAGTCTGGCAGACGAAGACGGTCCGCCGTCGCCTCTAAAGCCGGCCAACCCGTCACCGGCGATTGTTGTCATCTTGGATTCCGGCTCAAAAGTGACCTTGCGAACACAGTGATTCTCGCTGTCGGTGACGTACAGGTTGCCAGCGGAATCCATCGCCAGAGCGACCGGGCCAGACATCGCAGCGGCCAGCGGATGCCCGCCATCCCCGCTAAACGCCGCTGCTCCTGAGCCGACGATAGTTCGAATCGACGGGGTCGGTCCGAACACTACTCGACGGATGCGGTTGTTGTGTTGATCTCCAATCAGGAGGTTGTCCCGCCCGTCAAAT is a genomic window containing:
- the dtd gene encoding D-aminoacyl-tRNA deacylase; protein product: MRAIVQRVKKASVEVDGRITGSIGQGILVLLGVTHGDTEAEADYLLDRITGLRMFNDAAGKMNLSLRDVGGRLLVVSQFTLYGDVRKGRRPSFDLAAPAEQARRLYEYFVDQARASGVATETGEFQAHMDVSLVNDGPVTFVLESK
- a CDS encoding serine hydrolase domain-containing protein; the protein is MTNPTARPLWFCRLAAVILPLAAAAQSIPKPPAIDAEVRKVMKKADANGLALAVIDHGKVAYVQAYGTRNAKGEPLTPDTVMYGASLTKTVFAYTVMQLVEQGKLRLDTPIKEYLEKPLPTYGPDPVFPDKYGPYKDLAGDPRWQKITPRMALTHSIGFSNFWFLEPDEKLRIHFEPGARYSYSGEGLILLQFVIEHGRKDLGLGLDVGDLTKANFDRLGMTRTSLMWRDDFAANLADGWNDQGQPQEHDQRSKVRAAGSMDTTISDLSKFAAALVRGDGLSAASRAELTKRQLHIKTAHQFPPAQPELPAAQQRKDLYAGLGVIVFDGPQGHGFLKGGHDGQTANTLVCLEKGQRCALILSNDVRAEKGFAELVRFLLGNTGVPYDWEYGDSAGKS